The following proteins are encoded in a genomic region of Grus americana isolate bGruAme1 chromosome 35, bGruAme1.mat, whole genome shotgun sequence:
- the RTN3 gene encoding reticulon-3 isoform X2: protein MADLATQSPFVSSSSSSSSSSPSSSSSAGQSQTQFGGCGGAGSASCVAHDLLFWRDVKKTGLVFGASLLLLLSLAALSAVSVVAHLALTLLSVTISLRVYKAVIQAIQKSEEGHPFRAYLELDLTLSPETFQAHVATVALHLNRALRFLLRLFLVEDLVDSLKLAVAMWLLTYVGAIFNGITLLILAELLAFTLPPLYEKYKVQIDHYVGLAHSQTKDLMAKIQAKLPGLAKKKPE, encoded by the exons ATGGCCGACCTCGCTACTCAATCCCCCTTcgtctcttcctcctcctcctcctcctcttcttctccttcttcttcttcctccgcCGGTCAGTCACAGACCCAATTCGGAGGTTGCGGGGGTGCTGGCTCCGCCTCCTGCGTCG ccCACGACCTTCTCTTCTGGCGGGACGTGAAGAAGACGGGGCTCGTCTTCGGcgccagcctcctcctcctcctctccctggccGCCCTCAGCGCCGTCAGCGTCGTCGCCCACCTCGCCCTGACCCTGCTCTCCGTCACCATCAGCCTCCGCGTCTACAAAGCCGTCATCCAGGCCATCCAAAAATCGGAAGAGGGGCACCCCTTTCG GGCTTACCTGGAGCTGGACTTGACCTTGTCCCCCGAGACCTTCCAGGCTCACGTCGCCACCGTCGCCCTCCACCTCAACCGGGCGCTGCGGTTCCTCCTCCGTCTCTTCTTGGTGGAGGATCTGGTGGATTCCCTGAAG ctgGCCGTGGCAATGTGGCTGCTGACCTACGTGGGAGCCATCTTCAACGGCATCACCCTCCTCATCCTCG CCGAATTGTTGGCCTTCACCCTCCCGCCCCTCTACGAGAAGTACAAG gtgcagATCGACCACTACGTGGGTCTCGCCCACAGCCAGACCAAGGACCTCATGGCCAA GATCCAGGCGAAGCTCCCAGGCCTGGCCAAGAAGAAGCCGGAATAA
- the RTN3 gene encoding reticulon-3 isoform X1, with protein sequence MHSFTNELLSWDLVERNGITGDAGGNAGVEADSSGDSDDTVIEETSVEDPPVALPRQLAGITAPPLPPPPPLPETPPRPAAARDWEEERLTLRALRELGEPPRDTPNPPGDPAEPPQLLPCLAAHDLLFWRDVKKTGLVFGASLLLLLSLAALSAVSVVAHLALTLLSVTISLRVYKAVIQAIQKSEEGHPFRAYLELDLTLSPETFQAHVATVALHLNRALRFLLRLFLVEDLVDSLKLAVAMWLLTYVGAIFNGITLLILAELLAFTLPPLYEKYKVQIDHYVGLAHSQTKDLMAKIQAKLPGLAKKKPE encoded by the exons ATGCACAGTTTCACCAACGAGTTGCTCAGCTGGGATTTGGTGGAACGTAACGGCATCACCGGCGACGCCGGCGGTAACGCCGGCGTCGAAGCCGACAGCTCCGGTGACTCCGACGACACCGTCATCGAGGAAACGTCGGTCGAGGATCCCCCCGTCGCTCTCCCCCGGCAACTCGCGGGCATCAccgcgccgccgctgccgccgccgcccccccttcccgaaacgcccccccgccccgccgccgcccgggaCTGGGAGGAAGAGCGGCTGACCCTGCGGGCGCTGCGGGAATTGGGGGAACCCCCCCGGGATACCCCGAATCCCCCCGGGGACCCGGCTGaacccccccagctcctcccctgcctggcag ccCACGACCTTCTCTTCTGGCGGGACGTGAAGAAGACGGGGCTCGTCTTCGGcgccagcctcctcctcctcctctccctggccGCCCTCAGCGCCGTCAGCGTCGTCGCCCACCTCGCCCTGACCCTGCTCTCCGTCACCATCAGCCTCCGCGTCTACAAAGCCGTCATCCAGGCCATCCAAAAATCGGAAGAGGGGCACCCCTTTCG GGCTTACCTGGAGCTGGACTTGACCTTGTCCCCCGAGACCTTCCAGGCTCACGTCGCCACCGTCGCCCTCCACCTCAACCGGGCGCTGCGGTTCCTCCTCCGTCTCTTCTTGGTGGAGGATCTGGTGGATTCCCTGAAG ctgGCCGTGGCAATGTGGCTGCTGACCTACGTGGGAGCCATCTTCAACGGCATCACCCTCCTCATCCTCG CCGAATTGTTGGCCTTCACCCTCCCGCCCCTCTACGAGAAGTACAAG gtgcagATCGACCACTACGTGGGTCTCGCCCACAGCCAGACCAAGGACCTCATGGCCAA GATCCAGGCGAAGCTCCCAGGCCTGGCCAAGAAGAAGCCGGAATAA
- the ZFTA gene encoding zinc finger translocation-associated protein, with product MEPPHPRPDPDFLPHPDRPASPPEPGPRGGRRSSDHCEARASRPGRSRIPGRDHRRYYHERWRAEYLMEFNAARHGMLCMVCGSALATLKLSTIKRHIRQKHPYSGAWGPREKQLVLRSWDAHLGLHAHPDGPPNSGRGTGSPSPSRPCRRGCPPSPRGGKASPSGMSVTRGRPGGDSLRGWLRAELLLDLEAGGNRLRCLLCARALPSLHLGDIRRHALAAHPATLRLGPAERGALLRACRGRDVGDDGGDSGNEGVLNGLSPLPPAPQPPSPAEEEEEEEETAEAEAAAAGEEAAAGGTGGAPPGGCGHRSPPLFSRSPGAPPACTA from the exons cctccccgcCAGAACCGGGACCACGGGGGGGCCGTCGGAGCTCGGACCACTGCGAAGCACGAGCATCGCGGCCGGGTCGGAGCCGTATCCCGGGTCGGGATCACCGTCGGTATTACCACGAGCGTTGGCGAGCCGAATACCTGATGGAATTCAACGCGGCGCGGCACGGGATGCTCTGCATGGTCTGCGGCAGCGCCCTCGCTACCCTCAAGCTCAGCACCATCAAGCGTCACATCCGGCAGAAACATCCTTACTCCGGCGCCTGGGGACCCCGCGAGAAGCAGCTCGTCCTCCGATCCTGGGACGCCCACCTGGGGCTCCACGCCCACCCCGACGGACCCCCCAACAGCGGCCGCGGGACAG GttccccgtccccatcccgtCCCTGTCGTCGTGGTTGTCCCCCGTCCCCAAGGGGTGGCAAAGCTTCCCCTTCGGGGATGTCGGTGACGAGGGGACGTCCGGGAGGTGACTCGTTGCGGGGGTGGCTTCGGGCCGAACTGCTGCTGGATCTGGAGGCGGGGGGGAACCGTCTGCGGTGCCTCCTCTGCGCCCGCGCGTTGCCGTCGCTGCACCTCGGGGACATCCGTCGCCACGCGCTGGCCGCCCACCCTGCCACCCTCCGCCTGGGACCCGCCGAGCGCGGGGCGCTCCTCCGCGCCTGCCGGGGAAGGGACGTTGGGGACGACGGCGGTGACAGCGGGAACGAGGGGGTTCTTAACG GGCTgtccccgctccccccagccccgcagccccccagccccgccgaggaggaggaggaggaggaggaaacagcCGAGGCTGAAGCAGCGGCCGCAGGGGAAGAGGCGGCagcggggggcacggggggggcccccccagGGGGCTGTGGTCACCGCAGCCCCCCCCTCTTCTCCCGGAGCCCTggagcccccccagcctgcaCCGCCTGA